A window of Rhabdothermincola salaria contains these coding sequences:
- a CDS encoding glycoside hydrolase family 25 protein, whose protein sequence is MSNPPARTSGRPKATAWPSRARRRLATALVVVVAIVGGAAIPAAAQLTGVDVASWQHPPTDQHPNGAPINWSQVRNAGHSFAFVKATEGTTYRNPFYTTDFAGAAAAGLYRGAYHYARPKLPLSSAVDQARYFVSATGSLSGARDLPAVLDLEESGGLSKGDLAQWARIWLAEVERLTGRAPIVYTGYYFWRDAVGNPTDIGAKYRLWLPSYPLNPDSTTFTPLVPSGWATWTFWQYTSTGSVPGIVGNVDLNRFCCSLANLTGLAGGGGSAGNPFGSVDAVAMEGPNSARVSGWAIDPDTTDPISVHVYVDGQGHSTTASKTRNDVGVAYRGFGPDHGYSTTVPVPDGARQVCVYAINTGPGGNVGLGCRNLGGSPVGNLDAVRSAGPGQVRVAGWALDPNTVSSPDVHIYVNGVGTAVTASKARSDVQSAFPWWSANHGFDVVLPAGGGRQQVCAYAINKAGPGGNTYLGCRTVVLPTGDPFGSLDVVRGGNGRIDVSGWAIDPDTAAPIPVHVYGAGTGLALTADRGRSDVGRAFPGYGNNHGFRGSIPAEAGVHSVCAYAINASGSGSNRLLGCRTVTVTGSGSPFGSLDLVSEVPSGLRVAGWAIDPNTSASIPVHVYVNGQGYVLTADRQRADVGQAYPGFGNAHGYDGLVPVTPGPPGTNQMCVFAIDVAPPGANALIGCRTF, encoded by the coding sequence ATGAGCAATCCTCCCGCTCGGACAAGTGGCCGACCGAAGGCCACGGCGTGGCCATCCCGGGCGCGGCGTCGACTGGCGACGGCGCTCGTGGTGGTGGTGGCGATCGTCGGCGGAGCGGCGATCCCGGCTGCGGCGCAGCTCACCGGGGTCGACGTGGCCAGCTGGCAGCATCCGCCGACCGACCAGCATCCCAACGGTGCGCCGATCAACTGGTCGCAGGTGCGCAACGCCGGGCACTCGTTCGCCTTCGTGAAGGCCACCGAGGGCACCACCTACCGCAACCCCTTCTACACGACCGACTTCGCCGGCGCCGCTGCGGCCGGGCTGTACCGGGGCGCCTACCACTACGCCCGACCCAAGCTGCCGCTCTCCAGCGCGGTCGATCAGGCCCGCTACTTCGTCTCCGCCACCGGGTCGCTGTCGGGCGCCCGTGACCTCCCAGCGGTGCTCGACCTCGAGGAGTCGGGTGGCCTCTCCAAGGGCGATCTCGCCCAGTGGGCGCGGATCTGGTTGGCCGAGGTGGAGCGTCTCACCGGGCGGGCCCCCATCGTGTACACCGGCTACTACTTCTGGCGCGACGCCGTGGGCAACCCCACCGACATCGGCGCCAAGTACCGCCTCTGGCTCCCGAGCTACCCGCTGAACCCCGACAGCACCACCTTCACGCCCTTGGTGCCATCGGGGTGGGCGACGTGGACGTTCTGGCAGTACACCTCCACCGGGAGCGTGCCCGGCATCGTCGGAAACGTCGATCTCAACCGATTCTGCTGTTCGCTCGCGAACCTGACCGGGCTGGCAGGCGGGGGTGGGAGCGCGGGAAACCCCTTCGGGAGCGTCGACGCGGTGGCCATGGAAGGACCCAACTCGGCGCGGGTGTCGGGCTGGGCGATCGACCCCGACACGACCGACCCCATCTCGGTGCACGTCTACGTCGACGGCCAGGGGCACTCCACCACGGCGTCCAAGACCCGCAACGACGTCGGCGTCGCCTATCGAGGCTTCGGGCCCGACCATGGCTACTCCACGACCGTGCCGGTGCCCGACGGCGCTCGTCAGGTGTGCGTCTACGCCATCAACACCGGCCCCGGTGGCAACGTGGGCCTCGGTTGCCGGAACCTGGGCGGGAGCCCGGTCGGGAACCTCGATGCGGTCAGGTCGGCAGGCCCGGGGCAGGTCCGCGTCGCGGGATGGGCGCTCGATCCGAACACCGTCTCGTCCCCCGACGTGCACATCTACGTCAACGGTGTGGGGACGGCTGTCACCGCCTCCAAGGCCCGCTCCGACGTCCAGTCCGCCTTCCCCTGGTGGAGCGCCAACCACGGCTTCGACGTCGTGCTCCCCGCAGGGGGCGGCCGGCAGCAGGTGTGCGCCTATGCCATCAACAAGGCCGGTCCGGGCGGCAACACGTACCTGGGCTGCCGCACCGTGGTGCTCCCGACAGGCGACCCGTTCGGCTCGCTCGACGTCGTCCGAGGTGGCAACGGCCGCATCGACGTGAGCGGCTGGGCGATCGACCCGGACACCGCCGCTCCCATCCCGGTGCACGTCTACGGGGCCGGCACCGGGTTGGCCCTCACCGCTGATCGTGGGCGTTCCGACGTCGGGCGAGCATTCCCCGGCTATGGCAACAACCACGGGTTCCGCGGATCGATCCCGGCGGAGGCCGGCGTCCACTCGGTGTGCGCCTACGCCATCAACGCCTCCGGCTCGGGATCCAACCGCCTCCTCGGATGCCGCACGGTCACCGTCACCGGGTCGGGGAGCCCGTTCGGTTCGCTCGACCTGGTCTCGGAGGTGCCCAGCGGCCTCCGGGTGGCCGGGTGGGCGATCGACCCGAACACCTCGGCGTCCATCCCCGTGCACGTCTACGTCAACGGTCAAGGCTACGTCCTGACGGCCGACCGCCAGAGAGCGGACGTGGGACAGGCCTACCCGGGGTTCGGCAACGCGCACGGCTACGACGGCTTGGTTCCGGTCACGCCGGGGCCCCCTGGCACCAACCAGATGTGTGTGTTCGCGATCGACGTGGCCCCGCCCGGCGCCAACGCCCTGATCGGCTGTCGCACCTTCTAG
- a CDS encoding glucose-1-phosphate thymidylyltransferase encodes MKGLILSGGAGTRLRPITHTSAKQLVPVANKPILFYGIEDMVEAGITEIGIITGDTGAEIRAAVGDGSRWGATVTYIPQDAPLGLAHCVLIARDFLGDDDFVMYLGDNLLRQGIAEFVERFEADRRRFDAPTLDQSEAAPSAQILLAKVSDPQRFGVAEIGASGEVVRLVEKPVEPPSDLALVGVYLFDPSIHEAVATIEPSDRGELEITDAIQWLIDAGKRVRHEVLDGWWKDTGKLQPLLEGNRLVLETIEPEVRGSVDADSLIDGRVVIEEGAQIINSTVRGPAIIGERTRVVNSYIGPFTSVYFDCEIVDSEIEHSVVLEESKVLDIARVADSLIGKQVLVRRSETRPRATRLMVGDHSVVDLA; translated from the coding sequence GTGAAGGGCCTCATCCTCTCCGGCGGCGCCGGCACCCGACTGCGACCGATCACCCACACGAGTGCCAAGCAGCTCGTCCCGGTGGCCAACAAGCCGATCCTGTTCTACGGGATCGAGGACATGGTCGAGGCCGGCATCACCGAGATCGGCATCATCACCGGCGACACCGGCGCCGAGATCCGGGCCGCGGTCGGTGACGGCTCCCGCTGGGGCGCGACCGTCACCTACATCCCCCAGGACGCACCCCTGGGGCTGGCCCACTGCGTGCTGATCGCTCGCGACTTCCTGGGCGACGACGACTTCGTGATGTACCTCGGCGACAACCTGCTGCGCCAGGGCATCGCCGAGTTCGTCGAGCGCTTCGAAGCCGATCGCCGACGCTTCGACGCGCCGACGCTCGATCAGTCCGAGGCGGCCCCCTCGGCCCAGATCCTGCTGGCGAAGGTCTCCGATCCGCAGCGCTTCGGTGTCGCCGAGATCGGCGCCAGCGGAGAGGTGGTGCGTCTGGTCGAGAAGCCGGTGGAACCGCCGTCGGACCTGGCGCTGGTGGGGGTGTACCTCTTCGATCCCAGCATCCACGAGGCCGTCGCCACCATCGAGCCCTCCGATCGGGGGGAGCTCGAGATCACCGACGCCATCCAGTGGCTCATCGACGCCGGCAAGCGGGTCCGTCACGAGGTCCTCGACGGTTGGTGGAAGGACACCGGCAAGCTCCAGCCCCTCCTCGAGGGGAACCGCCTGGTGCTCGAGACCATCGAGCCGGAGGTTCGCGGCAGCGTCGACGCCGACTCGCTCATCGACGGGCGCGTGGTGATCGAGGAGGGCGCCCAGATCATCAACTCCACGGTGCGAGGCCCCGCCATCATCGGCGAGCGCACCCGCGTGGTGAACAGCTACATCGGACCGTTCACCTCGGTGTACTTCGACTGCGAGATCGTGGACTCCGAGATCGAGCACTCGGTCGTCCTCGAGGAGTCCAAGGTGCTCGACATCGCCCGCGTGGCCGACTCCCTCATCGGCAAGCAGGTCCTGGTGCGGCGCTCCGAGACGCGCCCCCGGGCCACGCGGCTCATGGTGGGTGACCACTCGGTCGTGGACCTGGCCTGA
- the moeB gene encoding molybdopterin-synthase adenylyltransferase MoeB: MPTFRDLLTATKAQIREITPAEADTRRDTEPETVFLDVREPDEFEQGAIPGAVFIPRGHLEAQVESRIPGRETPVVVFCAGGVRSAFAAKTLSELGYTDVVSMSGGFNQWKDQDRPWSAPRTLTPEQRNRYQRHLLLPEVGEEGQLQLLDAKVLLLGAGGLGAPSALYLAAAGVGTIGIIDMDVVDESNLQRQIIHNLDRVGMRKVDSARETIEKLNPDVKVETHDTRLDASNVVELLSQYDLVVDGADNFPSRYLLNDASLKTGTPVVHGSIFRFEGQATVFKPHDGPCYRCFLPVPPPPELAPSCSVAGVLGVLPGIIGSIQAMEAIKLLLGLGESLSGRLLAYDSTDQSFMNYKIRRDPNCPACSIDPDDLVIAEYDQFCTPHPVPAAVG, encoded by the coding sequence ATGCCCACCTTCCGAGACCTCCTCACCGCCACCAAGGCCCAGATCCGCGAGATCACCCCGGCCGAGGCGGACACCCGGCGCGACACCGAACCCGAGACCGTCTTCCTCGACGTGCGCGAGCCCGACGAGTTCGAGCAGGGCGCCATCCCCGGGGCGGTGTTCATCCCCCGCGGGCACCTCGAGGCCCAGGTCGAGAGCCGGATCCCCGGCCGTGAGACCCCCGTGGTCGTCTTCTGCGCCGGTGGGGTGCGGTCGGCGTTCGCAGCCAAGACGCTGTCCGAGCTCGGCTACACCGACGTGGTGTCGATGTCGGGCGGGTTCAACCAGTGGAAGGACCAGGACCGGCCCTGGTCCGCTCCCCGCACCCTCACCCCAGAGCAGCGCAACCGCTACCAACGCCACCTGCTGCTGCCCGAGGTCGGCGAAGAGGGCCAGCTGCAGCTGCTCGACGCCAAGGTGCTGCTCCTCGGCGCCGGAGGCCTCGGTGCGCCGTCCGCGCTGTACCTGGCCGCCGCCGGGGTGGGCACCATCGGCATCATCGACATGGACGTCGTCGACGAGTCCAACCTCCAGCGCCAGATCATCCACAACCTCGATCGGGTGGGCATGCGCAAGGTCGACTCCGCGCGCGAGACGATCGAGAAGCTCAACCCCGACGTCAAGGTCGAGACCCACGACACGCGCCTCGACGCGTCGAACGTGGTGGAGCTGTTGAGCCAGTACGACCTGGTGGTCGACGGGGCCGACAATTTCCCCAGCCGCTACCTGCTCAACGACGCCTCGCTCAAGACCGGCACCCCGGTGGTGCACGGCTCGATCTTCCGCTTCGAGGGGCAGGCCACGGTCTTCAAGCCCCACGACGGGCCGTGCTACCGCTGCTTCCTGCCGGTGCCCCCGCCGCCGGAGCTGGCCCCCTCGTGCTCGGTGGCCGGCGTGCTCGGCGTGCTGCCCGGCATCATCGGCTCCATCCAGGCCATGGAGGCCATCAAGCTTCTCCTCGGCCTCGGCGAGTCCCTCTCCGGGCGGCTGCTGGCCTACGACAGCACGGACCAGTCGTTCATGAACTACAAGATCCGTCGGGACCCGAACTGCCCGGCGTGCTCGATCGATCCCGACGACCTCGTCATCGCCGAGTACGACCAGTTCTGCACCCCGCACCCGGTGCCGGCCGCCGTCGGCTGA
- a CDS encoding SIR2 family NAD-dependent protein deacylase, with translation MDPVDPAALAAARAVLDGARRVAVLTGAGISTDSGIPDFRGPNGIWTRDPAAEKRSTIDHYLSDTTVREAAWRIRLESEMWAAEPNAGHHAVADLARQGRLHTLVTQNIDGLHSAAGLSADHVVEVHGTVHAVECLGCGDRGPMGPVLERVRQGEPDPPCAACGGILKSATIMFGQALVPADLARAERAAIEADVLVAVGTSLNVYPVAGMVPLALELGRPVVIVNAEPTPFDDAVTVVVRGSASDVLPLLFAPRSDGGSEMSTN, from the coding sequence ATGGACCCGGTCGACCCCGCTGCCCTCGCCGCCGCACGCGCGGTCCTCGACGGTGCCCGACGCGTCGCCGTGCTCACCGGCGCCGGCATCAGCACCGACTCGGGCATCCCGGACTTCAGGGGGCCCAACGGCATCTGGACGCGTGACCCCGCCGCCGAGAAGCGATCGACCATCGATCACTACCTCTCGGATACGACGGTGCGGGAGGCGGCCTGGCGCATCCGCCTCGAGTCCGAGATGTGGGCGGCCGAGCCCAACGCCGGACACCACGCCGTCGCGGATCTGGCTCGCCAGGGTCGCCTGCACACGCTGGTCACCCAGAACATCGACGGCCTGCACTCGGCGGCGGGGCTCTCCGCCGACCACGTGGTCGAGGTGCACGGCACCGTGCACGCCGTCGAATGCCTCGGTTGCGGCGACCGGGGGCCCATGGGTCCCGTGCTCGAACGGGTGCGCCAGGGGGAGCCCGACCCGCCCTGCGCGGCCTGCGGGGGGATCCTCAAGTCGGCGACGATCATGTTCGGCCAGGCTCTCGTGCCCGCCGATCTGGCCCGGGCCGAGCGCGCCGCCATCGAGGCCGACGTGCTGGTGGCGGTGGGCACCAGCCTGAATGTCTATCCGGTGGCGGGCATGGTGCCGCTGGCCCTCGAGCTCGGACGCCCCGTGGTGATCGTGAACGCCGAACCCACCCCGTTCGACGATGCCGTCACGGTGGTGGTCAGGGGCTCGGCGAGCGACGTGCTCCCGCTGCTCTTCGCCCCCCGCTCCGACGGGGGTAGCGAAATGTCGACCAACTAG
- a CDS encoding YihY/virulence factor BrkB family protein, which translates to MSSPPAAASARTPDRADARAGADPGPADERSAPASTGPEESTDWRSVAMRVKGRVRDDNVVLLAAGVAFFGLFAVFPALVALVSIYGLVSDPSDVARQVENLAAGLPEASKEFLDDQLNRIVETSPTGLGVALVVSLVVALWSASSGIGHLTKAVRAAYGEAPRTFVQARLRALGMAVGAVVLLAVLFGVLTVVPPLVREASDVLGSVVAWLRWPLVALVFLAAMAVLYRIAPAAEDARWRWFSPGSLVATAIWLLGSAGLALYASRVADLEATYGTMGSVLVLMLWLLLSALAVIVGAMVDADVEHIAPRSEEDAAG; encoded by the coding sequence ATGTCATCGCCACCGGCCGCCGCCTCCGCCCGGACCCCCGACCGCGCCGACGCCCGTGCCGGGGCGGACCCCGGTCCGGCGGACGAGCGATCGGCCCCGGCCTCGACGGGACCGGAGGAGTCCACGGACTGGCGCTCGGTGGCCATGCGGGTGAAGGGCAGGGTCCGAGACGACAACGTCGTGCTCCTGGCGGCCGGCGTCGCCTTCTTCGGGCTGTTCGCCGTCTTTCCGGCGCTCGTCGCCCTGGTCAGCATCTACGGGCTCGTGTCGGATCCAAGCGATGTGGCCCGCCAGGTGGAGAACCTGGCCGCGGGCCTCCCCGAGGCGAGCAAGGAGTTCCTCGACGACCAGCTGAACCGCATCGTCGAGACGTCACCCACCGGCCTCGGTGTGGCCCTGGTCGTGTCCCTCGTCGTGGCCCTCTGGTCGGCGTCGAGCGGCATCGGCCACCTCACCAAGGCGGTCCGGGCGGCGTACGGCGAGGCCCCGCGCACCTTCGTGCAGGCTCGGCTCCGCGCCCTGGGGATGGCCGTCGGCGCCGTGGTCCTGCTGGCGGTGCTGTTCGGTGTCCTCACGGTCGTGCCCCCGCTGGTCCGGGAGGCGAGCGACGTGCTGGGCTCGGTCGTGGCCTGGCTGCGATGGCCGCTCGTCGCCCTGGTGTTCCTGGCCGCCATGGCGGTGCTCTACCGGATCGCCCCGGCGGCCGAGGATGCCCGCTGGCGCTGGTTCAGCCCTGGGTCCCTCGTGGCCACCGCCATCTGGTTGCTGGGCTCGGCGGGCCTTGCGCTCTACGCCTCGCGGGTCGCCGACCTCGAGGCCACCTACGGGACGATGGGCTCCGTGCTCGTGCTCATGCTGTGGCTGCTGCTCAGCGCCCTGGCGGTCATCGTCGGCGCCATGGTCGATGCCGACGTCGAGCACATCGCCCCCCGATCCGAGGAGGACGCGGCCGGTTGA
- a CDS encoding leucyl aminopeptidase, giving the protein MPPVIEVSRDVPEGLDLLAVAVTTEGAEEPRLGEDELPATLLAAQGFTGAADQVALVPGSESGPPRVVVGVGPAAEVDADRLRRAAAQAVRAGRRVGSLGLRLLEVLDADVTAGQRAQAARAVAEGAGLGAYRFVDFRSEPTPEVLERVVVIGKGGAKTAAAVELGARIAEAQCLARDLVNTPGGTLTPAMLAEVAVEIAEREDLKVTVLGPDEIAEAGLGGLLGVNRGSNQEPRFVELAYEPERPRGTLAIVGKGITFDSGGLSIKSGEGMMTMKMDMGGAAAVIGAFSALRAVAPRCRVLGYLPMTDNMTGGDATRPGDVLTIRNGTTVEVLNTDAEGRLILADALCLASESEPDAIVDLATLTGAVEVALGNRIAGVLGNDEVWLDQVEAAAGGAGERIWPLPLPADYRSRLESTVADLRNISTTKDGGTITASLFLAEFVADGIPWAHIDIAGTAWWGDGDDGEWSKGGTGYGVRTLLELARTFTPPRRRRSRG; this is encoded by the coding sequence ATGCCACCCGTGATCGAGGTCAGCCGCGACGTGCCCGAGGGGCTCGACCTGCTCGCCGTCGCCGTCACCACCGAGGGCGCCGAGGAACCGCGACTGGGCGAGGACGAGCTGCCCGCCACCTTGCTGGCGGCCCAGGGGTTCACCGGGGCGGCGGACCAGGTGGCCCTGGTGCCGGGGTCGGAGTCGGGCCCGCCTCGGGTCGTGGTCGGCGTCGGGCCGGCGGCCGAGGTCGACGCCGACCGCCTCCGCCGGGCGGCCGCCCAGGCCGTGCGCGCTGGTCGTCGGGTCGGCTCACTCGGCCTCCGCCTCCTCGAGGTGCTCGACGCCGACGTCACCGCTGGGCAACGGGCGCAGGCCGCCCGCGCCGTCGCCGAAGGTGCCGGCCTCGGCGCCTACCGCTTCGTGGACTTCCGCTCCGAGCCCACCCCCGAGGTCCTCGAGCGGGTGGTGGTGATCGGCAAGGGTGGGGCCAAGACCGCGGCAGCGGTCGAACTGGGGGCTCGCATCGCCGAGGCCCAGTGCCTGGCCCGTGACCTGGTGAACACCCCCGGGGGCACCCTCACCCCGGCGATGCTGGCCGAGGTCGCCGTCGAGATCGCCGAGCGCGAGGACCTCAAGGTCACCGTCCTCGGCCCCGACGAGATCGCCGAGGCAGGGCTGGGAGGGCTGCTGGGCGTGAACCGGGGGTCGAACCAGGAGCCACGGTTCGTGGAGCTCGCCTACGAACCCGAGCGACCCCGGGGCACCCTCGCCATCGTCGGCAAGGGCATCACCTTCGACTCCGGTGGGCTGTCCATCAAGTCGGGCGAAGGCATGATGACCATGAAGATGGACATGGGCGGCGCCGCCGCGGTGATCGGGGCCTTCTCCGCCCTGCGGGCGGTGGCACCACGTTGTCGCGTCCTCGGGTACCTGCCCATGACCGACAACATGACCGGCGGCGACGCCACCCGCCCCGGCGACGTGCTCACCATCCGCAACGGCACCACGGTCGAGGTGCTCAACACCGACGCCGAGGGCCGCCTGATCCTGGCCGACGCCCTGTGCCTGGCCAGTGAGAGCGAGCCCGATGCGATCGTCGACCTGGCCACCCTCACGGGGGCCGTGGAGGTGGCGCTGGGCAACCGGATCGCCGGCGTGCTGGGCAACGACGAGGTGTGGCTCGATCAGGTCGAGGCCGCGGCCGGGGGAGCAGGCGAGCGCATCTGGCCGTTGCCCCTTCCCGCCGACTACCGCTCTCGGCTCGAGTCGACCGTGGCCGATCTGCGCAACATCTCGACCACCAAGGACGGCGGCACCATCACCGCGTCGCTGTTCCTCGCCGAGTTCGTGGCCGACGGGATCCCCTGGGCGCACATCGACATCGCCGGAACCGCATGGTGGGGCGACGGTGACGACGGCGAGTGGAGCAAGGGCGGCACCGGTTACGGGGTGCGCACGCTCCTGGAGCTGGCCCGCACCTTCACGCCGCCTCGTCGCCGCCGGTCCCGGGGCTGA
- a CDS encoding cob(I)yrinic acid a,c-diamide adenosyltransferase — MKIYTRTGDDGTTGLLYGGRVPKDSAAPTAYGTVDELQASLGVARAETDDGELTGLLIGIQRDLWVLMAELATDPAKRDRLVEGQTLVTDDMVSRLESLIDEISERFEPPTEFVVPGETRVAASVDVARTVARRAERDALAAAVPGSSVVPYLNRLSDLLWTIARWEEGTSVPTRSVEPS; from the coding sequence GTGAAGATCTACACGCGCACCGGCGACGACGGAACCACCGGCCTGCTCTACGGAGGGCGGGTGCCCAAGGACTCGGCGGCGCCGACGGCCTACGGCACCGTCGACGAGCTGCAGGCATCGCTGGGGGTGGCCCGAGCCGAGACCGACGACGGAGAGCTCACCGGCCTCCTCATCGGCATCCAGCGCGACCTCTGGGTGCTCATGGCCGAGCTGGCCACCGACCCCGCCAAGCGGGACCGGCTGGTCGAGGGCCAGACCCTCGTCACCGACGACATGGTGAGCCGGCTCGAGAGCCTGATCGACGAGATCAGCGAGCGCTTCGAGCCACCCACCGAGTTCGTGGTGCCCGGAGAGACCCGTGTGGCCGCATCGGTCGACGTGGCCCGAACCGTCGCCCGCCGCGCCGAGCGTGACGCGCTGGCCGCCGCGGTGCCGGGGAGCTCGGTCGTGCCCTACCTCAACCGGCTGTCCGACCTGTTGTGGACCATCGCCCGATGGGAGGAGGGCACCTCGGTGCCCACCCGCTCCGTCGAGCCGTCCTGA